ACGTTCTCTAGGagaattttttatgtgtttttacaAGGAGAGGATGGGGATTTTACTCCGTATCCTTTttccatatatatttatttatttctttatatacTCCCCACCCCCTCGGTGAGGTAGACCTCTTCTGCCCCACCTCAGTGCGTTCGAATTTGGCGGCTGTGGCCGACTTACAATTTTTACTGTACGCATTCGCCTGTGCCTGCCCATTTAAGCTTTAGCACAGTGACCAGGGAAACCACAGAAAACCTGGCCAGTACAGTTCGGCTACCGGAGCGACACCCTGCGATTGTTGTTGAAATTAAATTTCTAACAACCGCCGGGGCTCGAACCCTCGCCTATCGGCGCGATACACGTACGAACTAACGAATTAGTCCGCACGGCTATCGCGGCCGacttaattattataatattttttatatatataatatatagttaTCATAATTATATAATGAGCCGAGCTTCTTCGTAAAcgataatttattgtttatccGTGCATCGACTGATAACGAGTCACTCTGACCTTAGTTGGAGGAATTATTATTCGAAGCACAAAGCTATTAAAGAGCAGTAAAAAAAAGTGTCGTGGATGAATTGACTCTCAGTTTCAAGTAGACCTCTGTGAGAACCACCTGTCGATTTTGTCCACCAGTGAGTGAACCCAAGCACGATCACTATGGCCAACAACCACTGCTTCGAGAATCTTACCCCCAGTGACTTTGTGAAGAAGATCAGGCAGCCGAACTTCGTGGATCTCGTCAGCCAGGAGTTTCAGAAACTGAAAGCTATCCCGCTAGAAGGTACCGTAGAGAACTTTTCAAAAGGAGAAAATTCAACCAAGAACCGTTACTTCGACATTCCATGCTGGGACCACTCGCGCGTAATTTTGAGCTCACGAAAGCCTCTAGTATACAATAATTCAAAAAGGAACTCATTCAGTATCGTCGTAACAGAAAGAGACAGTGATTCAACGTACATCCATGCTAATTTTGTAGATGGATTTGAAAATAAGCGTAAATACATTTGCTGTCAGGGTCCGATGGAACACACGGCTGGTGATATGTGGAAGCTGATTTGGGAAAACGATGTCCGTATTATCGTGTCGCTGACAGAAATGGATAGTGAAGACGAAATTTGCTTCGATTATTGGGTCCCCGAAGAAGGCTTTCAAATAGTTTTTGGCCGGTATCAAGTGGAGACCCTTGAAATGTAGGATAAGGATAATTTCTGTACAACGCTATTCCGTATGATAGACATTACATGTGGAGCTTCGCGGCTGATAACCCACAACTGGTACACCAACTGGCCAGACTACGGTTCTCCTGCTGACTTGAAAGAATTTGTTACGCTTTTATCAACAGTAAATCAGAAACAACAGCAATCAATAGAAAGTGCCATGTGTAAGAATCTGCCCAAGCCAGGACCAATATTAGTTCACTGCTCAGCGGGGGTGGGTCGTACCGGAACGTTTTGTGCCGTCGATTATGCACTAAGTCAATTCATCAAGAAAAAAACTGTTTCTATCCAGGATACTGTGATGGCAATTCGGAAGATGAGACATTCAAGTGTTATGACGCTGAAGCAGTACATGTTTATCTACAAGGTTATTGAGCACAAGTTACTGGGAAAAGAAAACACAGAAAACTTACAATAATTATCAAGACATTAGTCTCCAGAACCCTCAATATAAACAAGATAACATTATTTCGGGAAACCCGAACGAAGTGGGGTTAATTATAATCTGCTCCCTGCTCTTTTAACCTAACAGGATAAGAATTATACAAACAAAGTGAGGAAAAACGGGCTGTGGGTTTTACCTGACCCCTTATCGAAATTCAAATGACCTATTGTATTATTTATCGGCTGGTTCCCGATTAGGAATGCGTATAAATTTCGCTCTATCCCGATAACAGTATCAATAACATTTCAATTTTTAACGGAGACAGTACTGGGTCTGAAAAAATAACGAAGATGGAATCCAACAAGTTTCTTCAAATGTTGAGCGCCAGGAGTCTTTCAGGAGAAAACTTCTTCCACGAAGCATGCAAAGCTTCCTCATTAGCTCTTCTTCGGAGAGCGGAAGAAATTATGGAAGCACCAATTCCAACGATCTTGACCACAAGAAACTACAACGGTGAGCAGTGCACTCATTTAATCGTGAAGATCAAAGATATTTATGCACGAGAGATGATGGAAATCGTGTTGAATCTTGGGGCTGATATCAACGGCCAGGAAGCTCGGGGTGGTTTCACTCCTCTGCACTTGTGTGTTTGGGAAAAGAATTACGAGCTCGCCGAATGGCTCTGTGAGGCACCAGGCATCAATCTAGAAGCTGTAAACTACGCAAATCAGACTGTCTATCAACTTGCGTTTGAAGCTGACGACCACCAAATAATGGAGATGGTGAAAAAGGCTGGAGCTAAGTGCAAACCTCCGAAAGTAGAGaaaaattagttataatttttgaagtgatttAAAAAGTTTTGTAAAAGTGCTGTGTTTAAATTTTGAGGCTATAATAGTTTATGTTTAGAAATGGTAAGTTAATCTATGCAGCTAATTTCACGGTTGTGATGCATGCGAactagttttatatttttatattatgttttcatattttttaggttttactgttgttttttatctttgttaaaattttatagtaACTAAAGGTACAGCAGACTAGACGGTACGGAGGTTGGGAAGCAGAAGCTTTCCACACGCCTATGTAACAAACTTCAACTTCCCACCCTCCGTATCGTCTAGTCTGCCGTCCCTTTAGCGACGTCTTTCAAGTTATAGCTTATTATGATTTTGAATAACTGAAAATAGGTGTAAGTAATTCTAAGCATATTTTTTGTACTCCAAAGTGGCTCGaatacttgttaaaataattagaTTACTCATAAATGCTAGCTTGAATACTTAAATTGCGCTTATTATtatggaaaatggaaaaaaatctcTTTATTGTAATAAGTTTAATTAAATACATCTGACGTAACACAATTCTTATTTCTCTGACTGATAAATTTCTTTAAGACCTTGTTAACTTAGAAGGAATAACAAATCTATGCCTGCATCATTTTCCTGGTTGACCAAGTTGGCTAACTGTTTAGCCCTCCTCTGCAAACGTTGTTGATGTGCATCAAAAAGAACATAGCTAGTACAGTCGGGACACCGGTCCATCACCGACCAGAAGGTTTCCTCATCCATAGACAGGAAAAACTGCAAAGAAAATAGTCAGCTTAGGGAACAGGAATTCATAGGTTTCATTTAAAGAAGGTGATCTCTAAAGAAGACATACCTCTAGAATAGAATAGGGTGTTCCTTCCTTCGTGGGTGCTGTAGTCGGCAGGATCCTCAAGAGCCAGATCATCCTATCTGAGCATGTGTTGGGAAACATAGCAAAGAACGGATCATTCAGTTTGATCCAGTCATGCAGCTCATCACTACGAATTGCCATGTTTAGTCTTCTCTTAGTCCTGAAATAAATAGTTACAATTAGTTAGGAAGTGAATCATTCAATATTGTGGTTTAATAAATAACTTGCATAGTACTTACTGCACAAAAGGCTTTCTACCCATCGAGCTATCGTGTTAAAATGAACTTTCCTGTTCATTTTCTTCAATAAATACAACATCATTGGCATGTTTACATgcaatttatttaacatgaaactTCAGGATACCATTCAACCAAATCAGCGAACAATTCGATTGATAAGCGTTACGATCAACTGAACTGAACACTCGATCGAATATATTCTCTGCAGACTTATAATAAGGTTTGTTTTTCAACAAAGGCTTGCCGCTTGTTACAATTTCAGTATCGCTGATAGTATCGTACAGTTGACCGCTGTCTATAATCATCGTAACTAATAACTGCAATCGTTTGGATCGATTTGTGTCTAATTATTTTGGTCCACTTTTGTTAGCTGAATCGGTTActgaatgagaaaaaaaaaaaagcccgctaTGAAAACTTCATAACTGTTGGCACGAGTCTAATTTTAGAGCTTGTTAACGAGAATCGATTTTAATATCTTTCACGGACTGTTTTTTCCGCTATATTTTTTTGATTCCTGCAACAAAAAAAGGTTGGTGGATTTGAAACACCGAAATTGGGGGAAGATTTGGAGTTTTGATATGAAAACATCCCTTCGTAGGATTTCAATTAAGCCGCCTAACAAAGTTCTCTACCTGGCAAATTGGAGACAGTCAAAAACTGGTCGACTGGCTCTGGTTGGTATATTTGTTTAATGATCttagaaaaataacattaatgGTGCAGCATACAATCGAATTGTGAAGACAGTCATTATCTTCAAAGTGTATGAGTGATAAGTTAATGAAATAATCATTAAcaactaatattttttatttttatctattgTTTAATTATATTAGTAACAGATATagaggggatatatatatatatatatatatacatagtatTTGGCAAGTACGTCAGAAACCTGCCCCAGACTTGTTCAAAATTGCTGCAGGAATATAAAACATGGCTCCGTTTTAGATGACTAATTTCATAGCATAATTTGTATCAATATTTTTTCGGTGCGTATTAGAGCTAAAAATTAGCAACAGCAATTGAAGAATTCTGAACCCATAACCTAGTAAAAAAATTTGACTATAATGTCTTATGCAGTTCGACCTAATTAGTTGTCAaagatttatgaaataattttaatgattaaCAGTGTTATAATGTAGTCACTTTAAAGGATATTAGATAAATAATATCTAGAAAAAAAAGACATGAGCTACACTGTCAGTTAGACCACCCATTTTTGTCTAACAGGATAAAGTAACTTTTCTTATCAAATTGATTCTCTTATCATAGAGAAATAGatatatgaataaattatatCACGTATACAGCAAGTAAATGCTACTTTGGATATCAAAGAACTGATTAATATGATATATATAATATTCCCCTGATGATAACTAATGAATAAAGATATTTTGAAAAAACTATTTCTCCAAGATAAAGACGCTGATAATATCCGTTGTAGAAAAAGAGATATTATTACTGAAATGATATCTATTCTATTCTATTATGaatatttatgaatatttatgttgATGCAAGGTTGCATGTCAAGCGCCCATAATTGATTTTAAGCATCTATGTTCAACAACAAATCTAACTATGTCTTCATATTATCTCTTATCAGGTCTAAGGGAAAGGGGATATAAGAAAAGAGCCACACGGATTTTtatcttaaataatatttattacaataatttatttacataatgtCCTCGCCTTAAATGAGATTGGGCAGAAAAATTTTCCATACTTCATCAAGGATAAGGGGAAAGCGGACCTTACTCAGTAGGAATCTTCCATGACATAATAACAATcataaaacttaaactaaatactTAAGAATTTAAGGCAGAATTATACAAAAAATAGATATTGACTGAACTTTGTTATCAGTTGACTTATTTAATGCTTTGTCAAGCTTACACTAATAACATATTAACCCtagaaaaatcattaattataagATCAGTTCTATTCACAATCATGAATTATAATACTTATCAATGTGAGGCAATTCATTATTACACACTAAATGCATAGGAATCATATTTACATACAACAAATATTGGACCGTAGAAGATACCCTTATTAATTACTTAACTAAGTTTTCTTTTTCAACTTAACTCTCAATTCCTCGTTAGAGATAAATTTGTTAATTTCACTGTCACTACTGAACTTTACTCTTTCTTCTGCTTTGATACGTTCAGTTCGACTCACGTGAGACTCGCACACCTTAAGGAATTCCTTGACACTGACTTTCTTCACTACCTTCTGATAGCGCTCATACACATCTTTCACGTCGAAGTAAACATTAGACGGAAAAACAGTAACCAAGTCCCCGTAGAACTTTTTTCTCTTGGAAACATACTCGACGTACTCAGGCAAAGTGGGATATTTCTCTGATTCTTTCACACAATCAATAAACAGTTTGTATAGAGACAGAACCCTGTCAAATTCGAGCGAATCGATAGCTTCGAACGTGACTTCAATTTTATCTTTGTCGTCGTCGTTGTTGATAACTACTTTCCTAGTATTATTGACCAATTCCGTATAAAACGATTTGTTCTGATCGATGGCAAAAAATGGGCGGAATGTCTTTTCACAAATTTCAAATGTACCTTCCCCGGCTTTGGATCTCTCCAAGTCACCTTCAAAGTGCATCAAGTGGACGTAGTCATTCAGATGGACTTTCTCCTCAACAATATCGTCGCGCAACATTTCCTTGTGTTTCAATTTGAGGTAGTTGAGTTTGTACAGATTGAACGGCTTTTCAATTTCACTGACTAGAAAGCCGTCTACAGTCTTGAAGATTTTCTTCAACAAATGATAAACTTTGTCTCGACGTTTTTGGA
The DNA window shown above is from Bacillus rossius redtenbacheri isolate Brsri chromosome 2, Brsri_v3, whole genome shotgun sequence and carries:
- the LOC134529916 gene encoding LOW QUALITY PROTEIN: tyrosine-protein phosphatase non-receptor type 9-like (The sequence of the model RefSeq protein was modified relative to this genomic sequence to represent the inferred CDS: substituted 1 base at 1 genomic stop codon), with translation MANNHCFENLTPSDFVKKIRQPNFVDLVSQEFQKLKAIPLEGTVENFSKGENSTKNRYFDIPCWDHSRVILSSRKPLVYNNSKRNSFSIVVTERDSDSTYIHANFVDGFENKRKYICCQGPMEHTAGDMWKLIWENDVRIIVSLTEMDSEDEICFDYWVPEEGFQIVFGRYQVETLEMXDKDNFCTTLFRMIDITCGASRLITHNWYTNWPDYGSPADLKEFVTLLSTVNQKQQQSIESAMCKNLPKPGPILVHCSAGVGRTGTFCAVDYALSQFIKKKTVSIQDTVMAIRKMRHSSVMTLKQYMFIYKVIEHKLLGKENTENLQ